In Gossypium hirsutum isolate 1008001.06 chromosome A10, Gossypium_hirsutum_v2.1, whole genome shotgun sequence, the DNA window atttactTTTTTCCAGGATAAAAATCTTGAAATTCAGGATAAGAGTAatgatgtggcataaaactattggaaagaGATATAAAAAACGTGGcgtcacagtttcatacaatcatttcccTCATACCCATAGTGTAAAAAAAAACTCCATCTTATCATGCATCcactttttaagaaaaaaataaaaataaaagtccgCTCCCCTTCTATTCTGTTTACTGGGGGATGTATTGATGCTACTATCGAAGGGGAGTTCTGCTTAAGAAACTATCATTTTTTGTGAGTTTTCAAGCTCATTATTCTAATATCTTCAATTAAACGGTCCAAATTACTATAAGAAGACCCACCAACGTTGACACATTGATTGGTTACCTTAGCCATTTCATATGCGGATTTTGCAAACTCCTCCTTTCGATCCACCATCACATCATTTACCATTTTCTCCACTATCTTGCTATCACATACATCCTTCATATCCATCCCTATTTCCCACACCTCACTCACAACCCTACTATTCACGTGTTGGTCAGCAAACTGAGGCCAGCAAATCATAGGCACCCCTGCGACAATGCTCTCTAAAGTCGAGTTCCATCCATTATGCGTAAAGAACCCGCCAATGGCCGGATGGCTCAAGACTTCCTCTTGTGGTGCCCAATTTACAATGTAACCTCGATCCTTACTCTTCTCCATGAGCTCCATTACAACATCCTCCCCTTCACCATCTTTTCCAATCACGGAATTTGGCCTTACAACAATCAAGAACTTCGTTTTACTGTTAAGAAGTCCATACCAAAGCTTTACAAGTTGCTCCCTTGACGTGCTCGTAATGCTACAAAAACTTACGTAGATAACAGATCGATTCGGTTGCTTATTGAGCCAAAAGATGCAGCTTTTATCCACTTCCCAAAGTGTATTCGAGAAGTGATCATATGATTCTCCATGTTTTGCATTGAGCCTAGTGTTAAATTGAGCATGTAAGGGTCCAACGGCATAGACAAGAGGGCATTTGGTGCGTATTTGAGATAGTATAGGCCCATCGAGTTCTTCGGCGGTGTTGAGTATCAAGGCATCAGCTTGAAGGCTCTTTCGTGTCTGTTTCACGACTAGCTTGATAATTGAATCTTCAATGTCCAGTTTTCGACATATAGTAGGAAGATCTCGACATCGAAGATAAGTTTCCATACCTAGCACTGTCGTTATTAGCCGGTCCATGTCTTCACTTCCTTCAATTGTTTAACAAAAACCCATTTACTATTGTCAATGATCACAAACCCAATTAATTCAAACTCATATCagattcaaatttatttaatcataGAAATTTAACAACTCAAACTTGAAATGACTTAAACCCAAACATGATGGCAACTTCGAATGACTCGAACTTAAAAACAACGGGAATAAGTTACCCAAAGTGATCCAAACTTAACTGTTAAACCTAAATGAAAAAAATCCTGAAATGATTCAACTTGAAAAACCCATCAATCTAGAATGATTTGTAATCAGAATGACTCAATAAATGAATACAAAAACCCAACTAATTATCCTAAAGTGACTTTCAAATTTAAAAGTCAAATTGGTAAATCTAAATGACAAGAACCCAAAGTGATTTGAACCCGAAACAATCCAAACTTTTTAGAAAAATTGAAATTCACAATCATTCAAAcataaaatgatttataatttttaaattccgAATTAATCCAACTTAAACCAAATCAACTCGCCTAATTAACAGGAATATTCCAAATGTCTTTCTCGTTAATTTCTTCAACATGCTTGTCAAATCATTTCGGCTTAGGGCTTTGTATTATTCTAAATTAAAAACAGTGCTAAACATGGTACAATAAACAAAGTTGATGAAAAAGAAGTGGATTTACCATTGATAGGAAGCTCCCCAGCTTGGATTATATCAGGGATAGAATGATAAACCCAGAAACAACAAGGACTGCtggtacaaaaaaaaataatgggGATTCCAAGCTCCTTTGCAACATCAAGAGCAAAGGCTGAAGTCCCATCTCCAATTATGCAATCTACTGGCGGGCTACTATTCACAAGTACCTCTTTCAAACTTTCCTTCATCTTAAGTTCCATAACTTCAAACATATCAAGGAACCAGTTCCCTGACCTAGGATGATCAAGAGGGAGACCATCGGTTATGGTCTTGAATTGGAACCCTGGGTATCTTTCAAAATGGGCAGCAATATTGTTGAACTTGACCAAGCGTTCATGGTTGTGGTGGGAGTCGAGGAAAGTGAGCTTGAAGCCGGCGATAGCTAGCAGTTCAGCCAGCTTAATCATGGAGTTTATATGGCCTTGTAATGGGAAGGGGAAGACGAGGACATGTGGAGGACCGGATTGAGAGGATCGATCTTGCTCCATCTAATTGGAGGATCTGTTTTGAGGGGATTTTTGAGTTTTATGTGCTTAAGAATCGACAATTTGGAAGCTATTTAATGGCCAAAAGATGTCTTTGGATATCTAATTTGACcgttatattaatttataagttaAGAAATAAATGTTACATTTATCATTTTCAGGAAACCAATTAAGCTCTTATCTATCCAACAGTAAAGTTAGAAAACTTTTTCATgtctgaaattaaattataatttttatagattaaaatataactttattatttttaatagtttatatttttataatttttaaaaaattaaatcaaaattttatcaagggtaaaaatgtaattttatctcttctaatttaaatttttaaaaattttaaaagacctacataaaataaaattcattttagggAAATTAAGGCCCATGTCAATCCTTCTAGCCATGCCCATGTACCTATCCTTGGTGACTTTATTTTCCATTTCCATTCCTATGTGGAATTATTGCATCTTGTCTACTTTAGAGTGTTTGGTGTGACATTCTCTTCTATTCAATCTCATGACGTCCTAGTCACAAGCTACTATGTTACAGTTGATCCATTATGTCATCCCACTTTCTGATATGCTTATTGTGAAATCGGGCATTCAAGGATTGCTTTGATACCATTTGTTATGGGATCATTACTCTTTTCTCAAAAGACATGTAATTGGATGTGTGGCGCACTTATTTATATTCTTAATGACTTTCCCTTTCTTTTTGAGATTAATACATTCTATCTTTTTTTTAAGTGCTTGACGTGATATTTATTTTTCGAATATGacaaattgtttaaaaaaaactaaaaaatttatttaaaagttgTATTATAATTTATTGGGGCTAAAATTTATATCTAGgcaaattaattttgttttaattttttttaagttttaagagaaaatatggttataatattatttttgttttctaatatatattttcaactcacccatttaaagtaaattaattaatgattttatttatttatttttcattaaaagtaattttttatttcatgcaattaaaataaacaaaagcttGAATGAAAATAATAGGCTTCAAAATCATAAATATTGGTCACTCGAATTcagaaagttataaaatagtcatcaaattatttgaagttttttatttaagttactgaacagttaaaatcgttgttgtatggTTTTTTTCTATTCGCATCGTTTGCACCAATCGAAAACTTTTCTTCCCCTTTTCTTGTatggttcaattttttttcatatctaCAAACTAAAATCTAAATAACTTTATTCTTTGATATCCAACATTGACTGTCAGATCGACTTAAATCTAAGGAATGTTCTTCTATTTTTTTGTGGGTACTGATCTACCACACGATTTATCGAATTATTGTTTGGAGCTCATCAATTAAACTTAAAgctaataacataaataaaaaattttaaataatttagtgatcatttcatatattgtgaattaattaaaatataaatttattaatattaaataaccttggatgtaattaaaaaaaaaccctatctTTATTGCATGCCATGTGACTGCAAGTTAATTTATTACAACATGTTTTTTTATATCTTTAATAAAACAATCGAAATTGCAGCAAGGGCCGCCGACAGATTTCTCAATCTCTTCTTTGTTTTCAACCATCAATTTCATTCACCGTTTTCGTTAAAGCAGTTTTCCTATACGAAACATCTTTATTCCCCTTCACTAGCTACTTCGGGCACGGACAGAATCAAGATAATACATTAGAGGATAATAGTCCCTACCATTTTTATACCAaataatttaagttcaattttaattaaaaaaatttaatatattttaattagtttCAATCAATATCTATTTATATTGATGATTATCATAACTCGTATCAATTAATACgagatattaatattttaaactaatttttaatatttttatcttgtCAATTGAAAATCATTTGTTAGTATAAAAGTAAACAAATACgattattaatttaaaagttgACAAGGATGTAAGAGGTAATTAAAGAAACTAGGGTCAAATTGTTTAATTCGAAATTAGCAGGAACCTaggaaataatttaataaaaaaagtgggGATGGGAAAGGCCCCTCATTTTGTTGTCCCTatctcaaaatttcccttttttaacaatttttaatcaTCATTCTTATGTCCTCAATTAGACAGTCAAAATTACAATTCGAAGACCCACCAGCATTCACAGATCCTTTAGCTAATTTAGCAAATTCAGTAGCTGATTTCAAAATCTCCTCCCTTTTTGCCACCATTAAATCATTCACCATTTGCTCCACAACTCTTCTATCACACACATCCTTCATATCTAATCCTAATTTCCACACTTCCTCCACAAACCTACTGTTCAATTGTTGGTCAGCAAAGCAAGGCCAACAAATCATTGGCACCCCCGCTGTCACGCTCTCCAAAGTCGAATTCCATCCGCTATGAGTCAAAAACCCACCGATAGCCCCATGGGCCAGGACATCTTCCTGTGGAGCCCAATCCACTATGTACCCTCTTTCTTTTGTCCCTTCCACGAGCTCCGTTGGTACAACGTCACATTCTCCGTCGTTTCTGGGCACATTCTCGGGCCTTAAGACCCACAAAAACCTCTTTCCACTATGGACAAGCCCAAACCAAAACTCCATGAGTTTCTCCCTTGGCAAAACTGCAATGCTACCGAAACTTACATAAACAACAGATCCCTTTGGTTGCTTGTCAAGCCATGAGATGCAACTCCGATCATCTTCCCTAAAACTATTCGAGGATCGATCCGACATTGTCTGATTCGTGTCGGCAAGTCTTGCCTTGAGATGCTCATGGAGAGGTCCAATGGTGTAGATTTTGGGACACTTGGTCCGCATTTGAGATAATGTAGCTCCTTCTAGCTCTTCGAAAGTGTTTAAAATGAGTCCATTGGCCTTGAAATTTTTGCTTGTTTCTCGGGCCATAAGTTGGAGAAGTGGGTCCTTTACATCACTAACTTTGCAGAAGCTAGGAAGGTCTCGGAATCTAAGAAAAGTTTCCATGCCTGCTACACTTGTTATCAAGCAATCCATGTCTTGATTACCTTATAATTTTTTGACAAAACAACACATTGTAAGTAGATAAGAAAGCTCAAAGACTCGAGAATCACTTTTCTTAAGACTTTTATAATGATTATTAATCTttgtattatattaaaatttgagatttaatctttctattttaatttgatataatttagtgTCTTCATTTTTATAATATCAGCATGTTCAAATTGTGTTAGTTGCTGCTTATGTGAattctttaattttaatattatcaaaTCATATAGTTATAGTCATACATAAAAATCCAGTTAAATATGTTTAACTACAATAAATTTACATGTTAATCGAAagttttaagattttataaattttacctATAATC includes these proteins:
- the LOC107951618 gene encoding 7-deoxyloganetic acid glucosyl transferase, with protein sequence MEQDRSSQSGPPHVLVFPFPLQGHINSMIKLAELLAIAGFKLTFLDSHHNHERLVKFNNIAAHFERYPGFQFKTITDGLPLDHPRSGNWFLDMFEVMELKMKESLKEVLVNSSPPVDCIIGDGTSAFALDVAKELGIPIIFFCTSSPCCFWVYHSIPDIIQAGELPINGSEDMDRLITTVLGMETYLRCRDLPTICRKLDIEDSIIKLVVKQTRKSLQADALILNTAEELDGPILSQIRTKCPLVYAVGPLHAQFNTRLNAKHGESYDHFSNTLWEVDKSCIFWLNKQPNRSVIYVSFCSITSTSREQLVKLWYGLLNSKTKFLIVVRPNSVIGKDGEGEDVVMELMEKSKDRGYIVNWAPQEEVLSHPAIGGFFTHNGWNSTLESIVAGVPMICWPQFADQHVNSRVVSEVWEIGMDMKDVCDSKIVEKMVNDVMVDRKEEFAKSAYEMAKVTNQCVNVGGSSYSNLDRLIEDIRIMSLKTHKK
- the LOC107951625 gene encoding 7-deoxyloganetic acid glucosyltransferase — its product is MEAVHQSPHVLIFPFPAQGHVNSMLKLAELLALASLRVTFLNSEYNHESLVRRTDILSRFAQYPGFKFETIPDGLSQDHPRVGAAMRDMFGSLELITKPIFKQMLFEINPPPDCIIGDGILGLTIDVANELGIPIIPFRTTSAGCIWVFSSIFDMIQAGELPIKGNQDMDCLITSVAGMETFLRFRDLPSFCKVSDVKDPLLQLMARETSKNFKANGLILNTFEELEGATLSQMRTKCPKIYTIGPLHEHLKARLADTNQTMSDRSSNSFREDDRSCISWLDKQPKGSVVYVSFGSIAVLPREKLMEFWFGLVHSGKRFLWVLRPENVPRNDGECDVVPTELVEGTKERGYIVDWAPQEDVLAHGAIGGFLTHSGWNSTLESVTAGVPMICWPCFADQQLNSRFVEEVWKLGLDMKDVCDRRVVEQMVNDLMVAKREEILKSATEFAKLAKGSVNAGGSSNCNFDCLIEDIRMMIKNC